ATTTGTTACTGATAATTACTCTACTTTCAATTCGAGCCTAGTTTTAAGCGTTGGCAAGTTTTTGCACCCTTCACTGCTTTGGGGTTCGATTTGCATTCACTTCTAAAATACCTGTAATGTATGATCAACAACTTCCATGGTGTAAAATAGGCAACGCTATAGCATCTATTTGTTTTTTTACTGGAAAACTGTAGGGGAGGCTCTGACAGTAATATATTGTCAAATAGAGTAAAAGGTATACAAGATATATACAGGAGTTGCATATCAGAGGTTATACAGAAGGAACTATATTCAGTGGATACAAGCACATGCTAGGAAGGTGATGGTAAAAAAAAAGTTAACACAATTTAGCAACTCTTTGTTGTTAACATACTGGAATTACTTGAAATCATGGTACATAGAAGTTTGCTATTCATGCAAGGAGGTTTGTTACAATTAAAAACAAAATGACACATTTTTGCATGACATTTATGGCACGAAATAGTAAATTCAATCTCTGCTACAATCTGTGATTTCATAAGCAATTTATCATCTACCACTTTCCAGATCTAGCGCCATCAGACTTCCGTGCTGTCCAGTGCTAGAAGGGTCATAGTGTGACGAGTTCTCAAGCAAACATTCAGTTTCCCTGCTAGGATTCTGAATCAATTGTTCTCTCCAGGTGCTTCGTATTGATCTCAACCTCTCAGCGACATCTCTCATTAATGGCCGTTCTTCCCCCCTCATACTCAAGCAACACTTTGCCAGTTGAGCAATTTCTTGGAGCAGCTCCGCTTCGAAGTCTAATATATTCTTGTCCAAGATGAATTGAAGTCCATTTTCTTTCATTGCCAGAAGGAAGGATGATGCAAGGTTTTTCTTTTCTCCAGCACTGTCAGAATAAATTGCGAACTTCGTTGTAATGAGCTCTAGGAGCACAACTCCAAAACTATAAACATCACTCTTCTCTGTTAGTTGACGCTCTTGCAAGTATTCAGGGTCAAGATAACCTATAGTTCCCTGTACCATTGTCATAAATTGTATTTCATCCGTAGGAAGCATTCTTGATGCTCCAAAATCAGTCACTTTTGCTGTGTAGTTGTCGCCTAGGAGAATGTTTGGAGATTTTACATCTCCATGAACTATGGGAGGGGATGCTGATGAGTGCAGATATGCTAGTGCTTCTGCAGATTCCTGAGCTATCCTGAGACGTGTATCCAGTGAGATGGAAAGTCTTCTGTTTTTACCATGCATCAGCTCGAATAGGGTGCCGTTTGGGATGCATTCATAGACCAACATTGGAACTTCCACTTCCAAGCAACATCCTAGAAGCTTTACCACATTCCTGTGGTTTATCTGTGAAAGTATGACCATCTCCTGCGCAAACTCATCTTTCTGTACCATGTTCATAACCTTTGAGCACTTTATGGCTACCACTCTGCCGTCTTTGAAAATTCCCTTGTAAACAGTTCCATGGCCACCTCTTCCTAATTCTCTGCTTGAGTCAAAATTGTTCGTTGCGTTCTCTAGTTCTTCCCTTGTGAATATTCTCACTGTATCAACTTGCTTTGACCTGATTTGCTCATATAGTAGCAGGCCACCATTTTGTTGGAAGAATATCTGCTTTTCTTTCACCAGCCTTCTCTTCTGACATTCAACCAGGAGTGCAAAAATGCAGATAAGGAGAAGTACAGCAGATGCTGAAATACCTGCCAAGAATAACATTATTTCAGTTACTTGAGGTCTTGTAGATAATGCTTAATGGTGCTCAAAGCACTtgcccccttttcgaaaaaataTTTACGCGGGCTGTAAAAATAACCCAAGCCTTTTCGTCACAACTAAAAAAACTTTTACTACTCCCTctatcccataatataagacactagtgtcaaaaacgctcttatattatgggacggagggagtagtaatcaGTTTTAGGCAGATTACAAATCAGCATTTTTTTTCCAATAAACTAGATGAGCACCAACAGCATACGAATATAAGAAGTCACATTCTATTGTAAGAATTTTTGGTACCATTTATCTATGATCTGCTGTGATGCTTGCGACACACAGCACCTGGATACTGTTTATAACTAATTTATTTACCACCAGCATTTATGCACAAGGCTACACGGCACCTGGTTCTGCACCTTATTTTTATTGCGAGTACAGTGCATACTTTTAGGACAAGGTAGGATGAATGTCCTAATATGTATATTTTGCAAATAAGAGTGAAAAAGTGTCATTTCTTATTTGTTCATATATGCAGCTAAGTTTAGATTTCTAGGAATGAATGTCACTGATGCCTCCCTATATGTGCTATATCAGTTTGACCTATCCACACTATTCAGAGTCACTTACAAAATATCCTGAGTATATGAAGGTTACCTATAAATATTTTTGTTAATCTAGCTCTTTCTGAAACTGCAATTGGTTTGCAGGTTTCTCTCTTTGGATCTATACTGGTAGTCCCAGAGTTGCATGAGCAACTGTAGTCCCCAATTGCGTTGCTGCAGATTCCAAGGCAAGGATACTGATCTGGAAAACTGCACTCATTGATGTCTGCAAAGGGATAGATAAATAACTGAAGATCAGTGTACAGATAACTTAAGGCGAAGTTAAAAGAAGTGAGTTACAGTGAGTTATCGACCTTGGCATCCTCCTTCCAGGTAGGGGTTGCCTGCAAAACCATCGCTGCAGGTACAGAGATATCCTGTAGCATTTGGCGACATGATGCAATGGCTATTCTTGCTGATGCAGGCGGAAGATGACATGTCGTTCCCTGCTTCATCACAGTTTTCATGTCCAGCAACCCAGTCAAGCACAGTAGGTACCCCGTTGTTGAACTTCTCTGTGAATTTATTATCTTCGAGATAGGAAGCCTCGAACCTGAACCAATCCTGCTCTGCGACAAAAGCATAGCTGCATGGGTTGAAGCCACGCACCTCCGAATTGTCGAATCTGTCATCGAATGATATATTGGAGGAACTGAGGTTTGGTGCAATAGATGTCTGGCAACAGCCCATGCCAGAGCACTGCCCACTGTGATCCACACTTTGCTTGTCCGCGCACATCGAGAAACACCCAGCTCCCACACTGTGCTCGTTATAGCCTCCCAGGAATGCAAGGGTGTTGCATCCAACTGCTGTTAATTtgttcgccttggtggatatcttaaAGAAATCAGCAGTATTTGATGAGACCCATCCAtctgtgttgttgctgttgctgtagAAGCACTTGGAGGCAATAAAGGTGCTGACTCGGGTCTGCCCTCCTGCCAGACTGATGTTGTAGATCTCCATTTGGCTGCTCGAGTTATGCATGAACACACGATTGTTCTCGCATGAAACATCGAACCCTTCACTGTAGAAGCAACCTTGACCGATGCCGAAGGGGTATGGGATGGTGAGGTTGCCGCATGTTTCTTGGCATCCAGGCTTCGCCATCCTGGATGCTGTGCTGCTCTTGATGCTTGCTAGCAGCAGCAGGGTGGCTGCAAAGATTAGCCATGGTAAGGCTCTTGCCATCTCTTTGTCTGGTCCTGACTCCTTTTCTGTCTGTCCTATGATTAGCTCTCCTTCTCTAACTTGGCTATGCTTATATAGCGAAAAGATGTGGACTAATTGGCCCCACTGGCATTTCTTTTTTGTCCAATCAGGGTGTAGAGGCGGTCAGAGGTGGTTTTGGGGGTATGCGATAGCTTGTCCGCTCAGCAACCAAATGTGAGACCGCGTCCAGTTGGCAGTTTTGTTTTAGCCAGTTTTACGAACCTAACCTATAATATATTTTTATCAAACAAATTACAATGTTTTTTTAAGAGATATGGATCCTATTCTTAGGTGTGGCAATTCTGGTCTACCAATTGGAGCATTCAATTTTAGACTACTTTTTATCTTCAAAATGCCTGATATGATCACACTGAACAACTGCAGCAGAAAAAATATATTTAATGCAGTATGCCACTCTCCAGTAAATTGTTTCTCTCTATGTAGCATATCAACAAAATAAAGTTTCCAATTGGTCATGATCACACACTAGTGCGCTAAAATTAGTGCCATGTTTAGGTGGAAAGGCAAATCTGCTCTTATATTAGGCACATGTTTAAATGCTGGACAGAGATCACCTTTGCCCGGCTTTAGCATAAAGCTAAAAGGAGGTTCAGGTCCTTGAAAAACCGGGCCACGCGTTTAGATGTCAATATGATGGCTATAACAGTGAAATCCCCCCTTTTCTCGTTAATTTAGATTTGCTTGGGCCAACTTGCCTCCCCCGAAAGCATCTTGCCACCTACCAGATGACCTGATGATCAGATACTTATCCCGTCGTGCTCCATTTGGCTTAACCTCCCTGTCCCCTTTGATGGAAATGTCACATCTGTTATCTATACAACTGGAGTTTCTTTTATGAAATGGAATCAGTGTAGTGCTAAATTGGTAATTGGTAGGCCCCAGCCTCCAGGTGAATCTGAATTCACATATAAGACCGGAGACCGACTCTTTTATCCTGGATGCATGGATGACCTGTTCAAATGTTGTAATTAGTATTATCGCCAGTAACTAAAGCTAGCTGATTAAACTTAATCTTGTGGGTGCCGCAGGTGATTGAGCCAGGAAGATTCTTGTCGACCCAGGGTCAAGACAGCGAACGTGCATGAAAGGAAGTTTCCCTGATGTGACATGTATCTGCAATCGGGTCAAGTCGTTAAAGGGAGTCTTCCAAAGGACAAGAAGGCAATCTAATGCACATCCGGGTTCACGACAGCGAAGGTGAGCTAATTTTGCGTCCCAGCATTTCATTAGACTGGTAAAGGGTTAGGATTATTCCCTTGGACTAATTCTGCCGTCTGGGTTGATTTAATCTGAGAGCAGATTTGCAGCTCAGGTTTGTCCTTGAATGTATGCTCGACCAATTTTCTGTTCAATGCTATGCACTGTTGGAGTGTGATTTCTTGTTACAGGGAAAAATTACTACCTTCACATCTATTTAGAAAAGGGTATAAGGCAAGGACTACCTGTGTTTTCAAAGGGAAAAAACACACCATGAAAGCCACTGTAAGTTAATCTTTTCTTATGGCCGTCGCATGTGCAAGGAAGGGATGTGATTGGGCTTGGTGTGATTTTTTTAGACATGTGACACCTGTCCTCACTGCCATATGCGGTAGAGTCGAGGAACGAGAAGCTGAACTGATTTTGTGTCACGGCCATTGATTAGACCGGTGAAGGGATAGGTTATTCTGTGAATCCCTTGGACCAATTCATCCCTGTCATTCGAGTACTCGACTTGGGTGTGAGCATATTTGCACCTTAGGTTTGTTGTCCTTGGGTTTATGCTCGAGCAATTTACATTTTTCTGCACTATGCACGTTGGAGTGTTACTCTTGTTGTTTAAGATTTGTTATTTTTACTATTTTAACACGTGTAGAGAAAAGGGCAAAGTAAAGGATTATTCGTGTTAACTTTTGAGAAGAAAAGAACAAAACATGAAAGCACCATAAGTTAGTCCCGCTCGATAGATCTTGGCCGTCGCATCCGCAAGGAAGGGATATGATTGGACTTGGTGTGTATACTTGGCACATTTTTAAGAAGGCCCTGCAAAATGTCCAGAATGCAGCAAGAAGTGTCATCACATTGCTCTCAGTCCAAACCACCAAATTAGGGTTTCCAAACCTAGCGGCGACAgaatgggcggcggcggcgcgccgtACCCATGCGAGACCCGAGTGGATGAGCACGTACGCCAGAAAATGGCCTCGTTGCCAATCCCCGACGATCTCGTAGCGGACATCTTCCTTCGCCTACCCACACCAGCCGACCTCATCCGCGCCGCCGTCGGCTGCATCTCCTTctacaacatcatcaccaaccgCTCCTTCCTCCGCCGTTTCCGCAAGCTCCACAACCCGCCCCTCCTCGGGTTCCTCGACAATCATCGAGTCTTCCACCCTGCCAGCCCGCCTCACCCCTCCGCGCCGGCAGCCAGTGCCGTCGCTGTTGCCGCTGACTTTTCCTTCTCTTTCCTTCCTGGCGCCAGCCACGACTGGGCCATCCAGGACATCCGCGATGGCCGTGTCCTCCTCAACAAAATCCATGAGGCTGGTATCGGTCAGAAGGGGAGAATCTTCGAGGAGATGGTGGTGTGCGACCCCCTGCACCGGCGGTATCTCCTGCTCCCGCCAATCCCCGAGGATCTAGTAAATCCAGTGGAGGATCCACACTTTACGGAAGAGGCATATTATTTGTACcagatcttccttttgcctcccTGCGATAATGATGGGGAGGCAACAGCTGTGGAAGAGACGTCATTTAGAGTGGTTTTGATGGCATGGTGTGAAACTACGATGGTTGCCTTTGTCTTCTCTTCTAGTACCAGACAATGGCGAGCCATTCCATCCCTGGGCTGGGATACTTTAGTTGCTAACTTGCCACTGAGAGGGTATTGTCTCTTCGCCGCACGCCAATACGCGCATGGCTGTTTCTACTGGATGTTACATCTGTGCAAGAAAATATTGGTGCTTGACACTCGGAAGATAGAGTTCTACATTGCTAACCCCCCACCTCAAGCAATATCTTTTTCTTTTCTGGATATAGCCATTGTGGAGGCAGGGGAAGGTAGAGTCGGGATGTTTGTGCCAGGAGTAGGCAGAAATGGACTTGAATTCTATACAATTTGGAGAAACAATGGTGGGACTTACATGCAGTGGAAGTTGGAGAAGACGATCTCAGTTCATTTTTTGCACTACTCTGCGGGTTCAAATGGGAAACACTTGTTCATATATGATGTGGAAAGCCCGTCGCTTGGCTATGGTTGTTTCTCACTAGACTTCAAGACATTCCAGCTTAAAAGGGTGTGTTCTTCAAAGACATGGATCCCTAATCCGCTTGCATATAGCAACTTTCCACCATCAATTTTGGCATCACCAACAATAGCAAGTGGTAAGCTTTCTTAGTTAACTCCTTCCTTGTATAGTTATCCAACAACTTGTCTGATACTCGGTATTTTCATTTACATGGTTTGGTAGCTGTTACCTTTTCCATGATTGTGGCAACGCTCATCAAGCACATGAATAAAATTGTGATTGGGGTGCGTCAAACATTGTGGTGGTTATGTTCTGTTTGGTCTCCTAAGGGAGTTCTTAAGTTGTCTAGTTTGTTTTGTATGTATGTTGGCTGGAGCAAGGGCTTTAGGTTTTGAACTTTTGATTCAAGTCGTTGTTGTTCAGAAAAGAGTGCTGTCCCTTTGTGACAACCTTTCTGTGACGACTTTGTCTTTATCTTTGTCATGCAATATGAAATGGGACCGGTGCTATTTAATTCGAAAAAAAAGGATGAGTTATGAAGATTGATTCTCCAACTTGTATGTGGTCCTTTGGTACCTCGTCTATTATGCTTCTTACTGTGTTTTTTCTCAAAAGAAATTTACCAAGTGTTGTCGAATAGTAAGACCTATTGTTTATTTTGCTCGCAAGCTCCAGAATATATATCTGCAACTTGAGTATGTTCATGTTGGGTATAGGTACTCAGGAAGGTGAGAAGGAGATGCTGGAACAAGACACGGAAACGCAGCAAGCTGAAGAACATGTGGACAGCCAGCATGGTGGGAGCGCCGGTGATGGTGTTGATGCTGGAGGTCACCCTGGCATGCCGAGGATCAGAGATGGCGCTGATTGAGTTTGTGCTGCAACTCAGACAGCTGACCACATGTTGGGGTCTGTAATAGGCGGCTCTGTTTGGTCCGTAGTAATTGACCTGGAGTTTATCTTTATCCCGTGTGCTTTCGATTTGACTTGAAGTTTATCCTGTGTGCTTTCAATTTGACTTGAAGTTTATCCTGTGTGCTTTCAATATGACGATGGTTGGTGTGTTTGCCGCATAAAGACCATGTGAGTAGTCAAAAGTGATCAATTTGAGTTTGTGAGGTATTTGCAACTAAGCAGAACTGTTGGCTTATAATCTATTTGTGTTGCTCTTTCTTTGGACAGTGAAGTTACTTTTAGCAGTACTATTTGTGTTTCATGGGATCTCTTTCGTGCTGCTCTTTTTCTTGCACGGTGAAGCTACTTGAAGTTCTGTGAGATGCCAAATGTGTTATAGAATAAATAAATAGAACTAGTCAGGCATTTTGGAAAACAAGGAGTACTGATCTACTCCACGAGCTTGTGATGCCTGTTAGTGTTGTACCCTAAGGATCCCTTTGTGCTGCTCTTTTTCTTGCACAGTGAAGTTACATGTGGTTATGTTTGATCTCATTTGCACCCTCAATCAGTTGTTCTCTCTCAGGGGAAAGTGGTGGTTCTTGCTCAATTCTGCCCATATAACTCTTCTGCCAAAATCTGATGCTGCCACCAAGATCAAGGATTTTCGGCCAATCAGCCTTATGCACTCCATTGCTAAGATCATATGCAAGTTATTGTTCAACAGACTCGCACCCCTCCTGCTCAAGATCACCCCCCTCTCAAAGTGCCTTCATCAAGAGCCGCTCGATCCAAGACAACTTTCTTTATGTCAGAAATGCCCTGCAGAAAGCTGCACAAGAACAAAGAGCCGGCCTTGCTGCTGAAACTGGATATTGCCGACGCTTTTGATAATGTGTCTTGGAGTTACCTGCTCGAACTCATGTCCAGATCAACTAGGGTTCGGCCAACGTTGGTGTGACCTGATTGCGTTGTTATGGTCCTCCACCTTCTCTAGGATCCTGGTGAATGTAGAGACTGGTCTGCGTTTTTGCCACAAGCAAGGCCTGCGTCAGGGAGACCCTCTCTCCCCGATGCTTTTCACAATTGCTAAGCAAATTGTATTACTAAGCAAATTCTGCTGCTCTTGGGGTCTGCGTCTGGGCTAAAAGCCAATGTTCAGAAAAATGTCTTCCTTCCTATTGCTTGTGAACACATGAACCTCCAGCTGCTGCTTCGGTGCTTCCCGGTGCCTATCAGCCAGTTCCCTTGATACTTGGGCTTGCCTCCGTTTTAGAAACATCACGAGATCTGACATCCAACCAATCCTCGACAAGCTGGCATCCAGGCTGCAACGTTGGCGTGGTAAGCTTCTCTCCAGCGATGCCCGCCTCCGGCTGGTAAACTCCCTACTCTCGGCGATCCCGGTATACCTAATCTCCCTCTTCAAGCTGGATATTTGGGCCCTGAAGCAGATTGACAAGCTCCGAAGGAATTTTTTGTGGCGCTCCAAGCCGGACGCTGCTGGTGGCATGGCTCTTGTGAACTGGAAAACAGTGTGTCGTCCCAAGGATATGGGTGGTCTAGCTGTCCTTGATCTAAGAAGATTTGGACGTGCCCTGCGGCTACGATAAGGGCAAGAGCCATGGTCTAGTTCCTCAATCCAATGTGACCAAGGATGATTTGGCTCTTTTCTCGGCATCTACTTATGTAACAACGGTTGGAAATGGTCAGCGCACTAGCTACTGGAGCGACCGATGGCTCGACGGCCAGGCTTTGCGGCACACGGCTCCAGACATCTTCAAGCTATCTAGGCGCAAAAACATCAAGGTTGCCCAGGCACTTACTGCTCATGGCTGGATGGCCGGTCTGCACAGGATCACAGCGAGGTTCGAGCTCCAGCAACTCACTCATGTTTGGTTGCGTTTGAGCCAGGTGGGCTTGCAAGCCGACATCGAGGACACCATCAGTTGGGTGTGGACTCCATCCAATGTATACACCGCTGCTTCCTCGTACCGCTGCCGGTTCTTTGGTTCTTTTTTTTTTGACGGAACTTCTTTGGTTCTTTCTCACACATCAGTTTTTACAAACTTTGAAAAACACCGGTTCCTCCCAAATGCCGGTTTTTTCGTGCGGTTATGGCTTCGTGGTAGAGTCCTAACCAGTGCGAATTTATTTCCTCCTCCGTAGGAACATCTTTACTTGAAAAATTGCCCATATAATATTGTCCCCCAGCTGCAGGGTTCCATTCGTAGATTCTTCAAATTAATGGTTCTGCCTTACAAAGAACGATTGCTCATCCCTGAGGCACCCCATCTTCTGATTCCCACTCTTCTTTAGGTTGCACTCCTCtaagagccccccccccccccccccccccccagcttgAGGAGGAGGGTGCCTAATGCCTCATGGCCAACTCGATGATAATGATTATATAATGGAATTAGCATGCTTGCCTCTGATGGTTATGAAGTTGAGTGGGGACAAATTTATTATGAAAGGATCAAGTTATATATCACCGGAGCATGTCTCAACTGGAACTAGCATGCTATGCAAATGGAGAAGTGGGGAAGAATAAGAAGGCTAGGTAGAATGTGGAGCTTCGGAAAATGTGAAAGATATTTCACATGGCTATGCATATATGTTAAGTTCATGCAGATGCACATGGTACAACTCCTACTAGCCTGGGCGCACCTATCATCGTCAACCAAACTCAATCAAATCTGGCTGCGTGCAATGGGCTCTTCTATTATGTTCTATAGTCCAATGTGTAGGTCAAGGCTATTGCCTTTGTAGTGTACTTTGACAACACTGTGATGGGGAAAAGTCATCAGGAACCAAACCAAAAACGAAGAACTTAGAGAAGCTACATACAGGGGATAGAAAGTATTACAAACATGAAGCAAGAAGGAAAATCATAACTCCTCTAATGGAACGAAAATTGAAGTTGCCGAAGTGCATCTATTGGACCATACCATAATGTCAACATGAGAAGGCTAGATCCCAATAGGTGAAACCTCGATTTCATTGTGGAAAATCATCGAATTGTGAGGCTTCCACTTATTCCACC
The sequence above is a segment of the Aegilops tauschii subsp. strangulata cultivar AL8/78 chromosome 6, Aet v6.0, whole genome shotgun sequence genome. Coding sequences within it:
- the LOC109784683 gene encoding wall-associated receptor kinase 5, producing MARALPWLIFAATLLLLASIKSSTASRMAKPGCQETCGNLTIPYPFGIGQGCFYSEGFDVSCENNRVFMHNSSSQMEIYNISLAGGQTRVSTFIASKCFYSNSNNTDGWVSSNTADFFKISTKANKLTAVGCNTLAFLGGYNEHSVGAGCFSMCADKQSVDHSGQCSGMGCCQTSIAPNLSSSNISFDDRFDNSEVRGFNPCSYAFVAEQDWFRFEASYLEDNKFTEKFNNGVPTVLDWVAGHENCDEAGNDMSSSACISKNSHCIMSPNATGYLCTCSDGFAGNPYLEGGCQDINECSFPDQYPCLGICSNAIGDYSCSCNSGTTSIDPKRETCKPIAVSERARLTKIFIGISASAVLLLICIFALLVECQKRRLVKEKQIFFQQNGGLLLYEQIRSKQVDTVRIFTREELENATNNFDSSRELGRGGHGTVYKGIFKDGRVVAIKCSKVMNMVQKDEFAQEMVILSQINHRNVVKLLGCCLEVEVPMLVYECIPNGTLFELMHGKNRRLSISLDTRLRIAQESAEALAYLHSSASPPIVHGDVKSPNILLGDNYTAKVTDFGASRMLPTDEIQFMTMVQGTIGYLDPEYLQERQLTEKSDVYSFGVVLLELITTKFAIYSDSAGEKKNLASSFLLAMKENGLQFILDKNILDFEAELLQEIAQLAKCCLSMRGEERPLMRDVAERLRSIRSTWREQLIQNPSRETECLLENSSHYDPSSTGQHGSLMALDLESGR